TTTTCAACTTCAAAAGGCAGCTTTGTCGCGGCGGCTTCTACTTCAAAAACGCCTGCCAGTCCTGAAGTTATTATCAAAACTGCTGTAAATAATGCTATGTATCTTTTCAACACAAATACCTCCTAGTGCTTATTAACATCACAGCTTTCCAATCAATCAAAATGTTAATAATGCACATCCTTAATGTTGTGTCCTGCTGCTATATACGAATACTGCTACAGGACACGATTGCTTATGTAGCCATTATACCATAGGCATGTCCCAATTGAAGGGACTTCCATATATTTCATGTAAAAAAAAAGGGACTCAAAGAGTCCCTTAAAATGTCTTAGAATGCTACTATAATGCCTCCCTGGTTTGCATATACACTGCTGAGCCCTGCTGTCTCAACAATTATTATATCCTTGAACTTATATCTTTTCATAAGCTCACTCTTAAACTCCTCCGCCCTCTCAAGGCAGTTGCAGTGTGCTATTCCTATAACCTTTTCCTCCAGCTTCTCTCCTTGCTCACCTATAATCTCAACAAAGCGCATAAATGCTCTCCGATAGCCTCTTACGCTTTCAACCAGCTTTATATCTCCAACTTCATTGGCTCCCATTACAGGCTTTATATTGAGAAGAGAAGCAATTGTGCCTTTAACCTTGCCCAGCCTTCCATTTTTCATGAGGTTTTCCAAGGATTCAAGCAGGAATAAGGTTTTCATGCTACTTATATATTCATTGACCTTCTCCACTATCTGAAGATTGT
This genomic stretch from Clostridia bacterium harbors:
- a CDS encoding DegV family protein, encoding MSIKIVADSSCDLNEDLKRELGVTLVPLTLQIGEINYRDDESLDVKAMLKKMAECPTSPKTACPSPNDFIKAYEGPESVFVVTLSSALSGTYESAMLAKKMLLENTEDKFVHVFDSFSASIAETLISIKIFELAKKSYDNLQIVEKVNEYISSMKTLFLLESLENLMKNGRLGKVKGTIASLLNIKPVMGANEVGDIKLVESVRGYRRAFMRFVEIIGEQGEKLEEKVIGIAHCNCLERAEEFKSELMKRYKFKDIIIVETAGLSSVYANQGGIIVAF